Proteins from a genomic interval of Sphingomonas sp. Y38-1Y:
- a CDS encoding OsmC family protein, which produces MTTRSASAKYEGLGKAGKGHVSLQSGVLTDQFYGFNTRFADEPGTNPEELIAAAHASCFTMALSFALAQAGYSDGTLETTAKVKLEQDGPGFKITRSDLVLTASVPGIEADEFEKIAGEAKAGCPISKVLNAEITLEHTLNG; this is translated from the coding sequence ATGACGACCCGTAGCGCGAGCGCGAAGTATGAAGGCCTGGGCAAGGCGGGCAAGGGCCATGTCTCGCTCCAGTCGGGTGTGCTGACCGACCAATTCTATGGCTTCAACACCCGCTTCGCCGACGAGCCCGGCACCAATCCTGAAGAGCTGATCGCCGCCGCCCACGCCTCGTGCTTCACCATGGCGCTGAGCTTCGCGCTCGCGCAGGCCGGGTATAGCGACGGCACGCTTGAGACGACGGCGAAGGTCAAGCTGGAGCAGGACGGTCCCGGCTTCAAGATCACCCGTTCGGACCTGGTGCTGACCGCCAGCGTGCCCGGTATCGAGGCGGACGAGTTCGAGAAGATCGCCGGCGAGGCCAAGGCCGGCTGCCCGATCTCGAAGGTTCTCAATGCCGAGATCACGCTGGAGCATACGCTGAACGGTTGA
- a CDS encoding glycine zipper 2TM domain-containing protein, which produces MRNLMMAVAAAGLLVPATAVIPTDKAEASAQKRYKYREWRGRDGRRYCRKPDGTTGLLVGGVAGALVGRTIDTRGDRTLGTLLGAGAGALAGREIERSGSRSRCR; this is translated from the coding sequence ATGCGTAATCTGATGATGGCGGTTGCCGCCGCCGGCCTGCTTGTTCCTGCCACTGCCGTGATCCCGACCGACAAGGCCGAGGCTTCGGCGCAGAAGCGCTACAAGTATCGCGAGTGGCGCGGTCGTGACGGCCGCCGATATTGCCGCAAGCCCGATGGCACGACTGGACTCCTCGTGGGCGGCGTCGCCGGCGCGCTGGTCGGCCGCACGATCGACACGCGCGGCGACCGCACGCTCGGGACGCTGCTCGGTGCGGGCGCGGGCGCGCTAGCCGGCCGCGAGATCGAGCGGAGCGGCAGCCGCAGCCGCTGCCGCTGA
- the mutS gene encoding DNA mismatch repair protein MutS — protein MMAQYLTLKEEAGDCLLFYRMGDFFELFFDDARVASAVLDIALTGRGEHEGERIPMCGVPIHAATAYLQRLIKAGHRVAIAEQVETPEEAKKRGGSKALVSRAIVRLVTAGTLTEEALLDARAANWCVAVGEAAGGVTVAAADVSTGRFELFETDAASLGATLARLSPAEIVAVEGAAIEATTYRPRADFDSARGEARLKALYGVATLDGFGQFSRAGLAAAGGLIAYLEHTAKGALPFLRPPVLHAGGATMAIDAATRESLELTCTQGGTRAGSLLDAVDRTVTGAGARLLAADLSAPLMDAAAIGARLDLVQRFHDESALRERVRAKLRALPDIGRALGRLVAGRGSPRDLGQLRDGLDAAWQLGESLAQIAAPPPLLADLAPRLQGHGALIDLLQRALVPAPPIETAQGGYIAEGFDAALDDLRAAGAGGRRAIAALEAEYRTRTGIAALKIRHNGVLGYHVEVPARAADKLMADGSGFTHRQTLAGVVRFNAPDLHEAALKVTQAGSHALAAEAAHLESLVEEALACREPIARTADALARIDVAAGLAERAAEGGWARPQLTEQPCFEIEGGRHPVVEAALARTGERFVANDCALGEDSRLWLVTGPNMGGKSTFLRQNALIAVLAQAGSYVPATRARIGLVDRLFSRVGASDNLARGRSTFMVEMVETAAILAQAGPNSFVILDEVGRGTSTYDGLAIAWAVVEAIHEVNRCRCLFATHYHELTRLAERCHALRLHHVRAREWKGDLVLLHELAPGPADRSYGLAVARLAGLPPATIARAKAVLAKLEAGRQKTGGLAAGLDDLPLFAAAAEQEAQAVDALREALAAIDVDALSPREALEALYKLKTLAGEPAR, from the coding sequence ATGATGGCGCAGTATTTGACGCTCAAGGAAGAGGCGGGCGACTGCCTGCTCTTCTATCGCATGGGCGACTTCTTCGAGCTGTTCTTCGACGATGCGCGCGTCGCGTCCGCCGTGCTCGACATCGCGCTGACCGGGCGCGGCGAGCACGAGGGTGAGCGCATTCCGATGTGCGGCGTGCCGATCCACGCGGCGACCGCCTATCTCCAGCGGCTCATCAAGGCCGGACACCGCGTCGCCATCGCCGAACAGGTCGAGACGCCGGAGGAGGCCAAGAAGCGCGGCGGGTCGAAGGCGCTGGTCTCACGCGCCATCGTCCGGCTGGTCACCGCGGGCACGCTGACCGAAGAGGCACTGCTCGACGCGCGGGCCGCCAACTGGTGCGTCGCGGTCGGCGAAGCGGCGGGCGGCGTCACCGTTGCCGCCGCGGACGTGTCGACCGGCCGGTTCGAGCTGTTCGAGACCGACGCGGCCTCTTTAGGCGCCACCCTCGCCCGCCTCTCGCCGGCCGAAATCGTTGCGGTCGAGGGCGCGGCGATCGAGGCCACCACCTATCGCCCTCGCGCGGACTTCGACAGCGCGCGTGGCGAGGCGCGGCTGAAGGCGCTCTACGGCGTCGCGACGCTCGATGGATTCGGCCAGTTCAGCCGTGCCGGGCTAGCCGCGGCGGGCGGCCTGATCGCCTATCTGGAGCATACCGCCAAGGGTGCCCTCCCCTTCCTGCGCCCGCCCGTGCTCCATGCCGGCGGCGCCACGATGGCGATCGACGCGGCTACGCGAGAGAGCCTGGAGCTTACCTGCACGCAGGGCGGTACCCGCGCGGGCAGCCTGCTCGACGCCGTCGATCGCACCGTCACCGGGGCCGGCGCGCGCCTGCTCGCTGCCGATCTTTCGGCGCCACTGATGGACGCAGCCGCGATCGGTGCGCGGCTCGACCTCGTCCAACGCTTTCATGACGAGAGCGCGCTTCGCGAACGCGTCCGCGCCAAGTTGCGCGCGCTGCCCGACATCGGCCGCGCGCTCGGCCGCCTCGTTGCCGGTCGCGGCAGTCCGCGCGACCTCGGCCAGCTTCGCGATGGGCTCGACGCCGCGTGGCAGCTCGGCGAGAGCCTGGCGCAGATTGCCGCGCCGCCGCCGCTGCTCGCAGACCTCGCCCCTCGCCTTCAGGGACACGGCGCGCTGATCGACCTGCTCCAGCGCGCGCTCGTTCCCGCACCGCCGATCGAGACCGCGCAAGGGGGCTACATCGCAGAGGGCTTCGACGCCGCGCTCGATGATCTTCGCGCGGCGGGTGCCGGCGGACGACGCGCGATCGCCGCGCTCGAGGCCGAGTATCGCACGCGCACCGGCATCGCAGCACTGAAGATCCGGCACAATGGCGTGCTCGGCTATCATGTCGAGGTGCCCGCTCGCGCCGCCGACAAGCTGATGGCGGACGGCAGCGGCTTCACCCATCGCCAGACGCTGGCGGGCGTCGTCCGCTTCAACGCGCCCGACCTGCACGAGGCCGCGCTCAAGGTGACGCAGGCGGGCAGCCACGCGCTCGCCGCCGAAGCCGCGCACCTCGAATCCTTGGTCGAGGAAGCGCTCGCCTGCCGTGAGCCGATCGCCCGCACCGCCGATGCGCTCGCGCGCATCGACGTCGCCGCTGGGCTTGCCGAGCGCGCGGCGGAGGGCGGCTGGGCTCGCCCGCAATTGACCGAACAGCCATGCTTCGAGATAGAGGGCGGGCGACACCCGGTGGTCGAGGCGGCGCTGGCCCGAACAGGCGAGCGCTTCGTCGCCAACGACTGCGCGCTGGGCGAGGATTCGCGCCTGTGGCTCGTCACCGGACCGAACATGGGCGGCAAGTCGACCTTCCTGCGCCAGAACGCGCTGATCGCGGTGCTCGCGCAGGCGGGAAGCTATGTGCCCGCCACGCGCGCGCGCATTGGCCTGGTCGATCGCCTGTTCAGCCGCGTCGGCGCGAGCGACAACCTGGCGCGCGGTCGATCGACGTTCATGGTCGAGATGGTCGAAACTGCCGCGATCCTGGCGCAGGCGGGGCCGAACAGCTTCGTCATCCTGGACGAGGTCGGCCGCGGCACCTCGACCTATGACGGGCTCGCCATCGCCTGGGCGGTGGTGGAAGCGATCCATGAGGTCAATCGCTGCCGCTGTCTGTTCGCGACCCACTATCACGAGCTGACCCGGCTGGCCGAGCGCTGCCATGCGCTTCGCCTCCACCATGTCCGCGCGCGCGAATGGAAGGGCGATCTCGTCCTCCTGCACGAACTCGCTCCCGGCCCTGCCGACCGCAGCTATGGCCTTGCCGTCGCCCGGCTTGCGGGCCTTCCGCCGGCGACGATCGCGCGGGCAAAGGCGGTGCTGGCGAAGCTGGAGGCCGGGCGCCAGAAGACCGGCGGGCTCGCCGCCGGCCTGGACGACCTGCCGCTTTTCGCCGCCGCGGCGGAGCAGGAGGCGCAGGCGGTCGATGCGTTACGCGAAGCGCTCGCCGCCATCGACGTCGACGCGCTGTCACCGCGCGAGGCATTGGAGGCGCTCTACAAACTCAAGACATTGGCCGGCGAACCTGCGCGCTAG
- a CDS encoding type II toxin-antitoxin system RelE/ParE family toxin, whose amino-acid sequence MAKVVWLRPAIVEIDQIAAYVRVFDPTAAERLAASLYALGESLSEFPNRGRPASNGARELVTLRPYIIRYLVLGDEVLILRVRHGARRPDE is encoded by the coding sequence ATGGCTAAAGTCGTCTGGTTGAGGCCGGCGATCGTCGAAATCGACCAGATCGCTGCCTATGTCCGCGTTTTCGATCCCACCGCGGCCGAACGGCTGGCCGCAAGCCTTTACGCGCTCGGAGAGAGCCTATCCGAGTTTCCAAATCGTGGTCGTCCGGCCAGCAATGGTGCCAGGGAGTTGGTCACTTTGCGCCCGTACATCATTCGATATCTGGTTCTGGGAGACGAGGTTCTGATCCTGCGAGTTCGTCACGGCGCCCGCCGCCCCGATGAGTAA
- a CDS encoding antitoxin: protein MEHEPGIFETRDEEADAEADARAMADYRAGRSYPHSVVKQWLRTWGDPDFKPFDEWLKSSG, encoded by the coding sequence ATGGAGCATGAGCCCGGCATCTTTGAGACTCGCGACGAAGAAGCCGACGCTGAGGCCGATGCGCGTGCGATGGCCGACTATCGCGCTGGCCGCTCTTACCCCCATTCGGTCGTCAAGCAGTGGCTGCGAACCTGGGGCGATCCCGACTTCAAGCCCTTCGACGAATGGCTAAAGTCGTCTGGTTGA
- a CDS encoding NADP-dependent malic enzyme has translation MTDEPADQFTEREALRFHAEGRPGKIEIVASKPLTTQRDLALAYSPGVAVPVKAIAEDPATAYDYTAKGNLVAVISNGTAILGLGNLGALASKPVMEGKAVLFKRFADVDSIDIELKTEDVARIIDAVELMEPSFGGINLEDIKAPECFIIEQTLRERMNIPVFHDDQHGTAIITAAGLINACLLTGRRLGDIKVVVNGAGAAAIACTELIKAMGVRHDNVIMCDRTGVIYQGRDGVNQWQSAHAAATDRRTLVEALHGADVFLGLSAAGALKPEMVKDMAPAPIIFAMANPEPEIRPELAKAARPDAIIATGRSDYPNQVNNVIGFPFIFRGALDVRATGINDEMKIAAANAIAELARDRVPDEVATAYGVQHVFGPEYIIPAPFDPRLMEVVSAAVAKAAMDSGVATRPILDMSAYRESLRARLNPTTAVLSLAYEGARARPKRVIFAEGEEEVVLRAAIAFRDGGYGTPVLVGRDDVHDRLKALGVSDPEGFEVHNSRVSPLVPAMVDFLYARLQRRGFLRRECERMVNQDRNIFGALLLQLGEGDAMITGVTRAYAQSMREIKRVIDPAPGRTPFGIHVLVGQTHTVFIADTTVNERPTGEELADIAEATAQVARRMGHEPRVAFLSYSTFGNPEGKWLDNLREAVTVLDRRQPGFEYEGEMAPDVALNAKQLANYPFARLSGPANVLIMPGLQSANISAKLLRELGGDQMIGPMLIGMEKNVQIAPMTATASDLVTLAVLAAGGMAR, from the coding sequence ATGACCGACGAACCCGCCGACCAGTTCACCGAGCGCGAGGCGCTGCGTTTCCATGCCGAGGGCCGGCCGGGCAAGATCGAGATCGTCGCATCCAAGCCGCTGACGACGCAGCGCGACCTGGCGCTTGCCTATTCGCCCGGCGTCGCGGTGCCGGTGAAGGCGATCGCGGAGGATCCGGCGACTGCTTATGACTACACCGCCAAGGGCAATCTCGTGGCCGTCATCTCGAACGGCACCGCGATCCTGGGTCTCGGCAATCTGGGCGCGCTCGCCTCGAAGCCGGTGATGGAGGGTAAGGCGGTGCTGTTCAAGCGCTTCGCCGATGTCGATTCCATCGATATCGAGCTCAAGACCGAGGACGTCGCGCGCATCATCGACGCGGTCGAGCTGATGGAGCCGAGCTTCGGCGGCATCAACCTTGAGGACATCAAGGCGCCCGAATGCTTCATCATCGAGCAGACGCTGCGCGAGCGGATGAACATCCCGGTCTTCCATGACGACCAGCACGGCACCGCGATCATCACCGCGGCGGGGCTCATCAACGCCTGCCTGCTGACCGGCCGCCGGCTGGGCGACATAAAGGTCGTGGTCAACGGCGCGGGCGCCGCGGCGATCGCGTGTACCGAGCTCATCAAGGCGATGGGCGTGCGCCACGACAACGTCATCATGTGCGACCGCACGGGTGTCATCTATCAGGGCCGCGACGGCGTGAACCAGTGGCAGTCGGCGCATGCCGCCGCCACGGACCGCCGCACCCTGGTCGAGGCGCTGCACGGCGCCGACGTGTTCCTGGGCCTGTCGGCAGCGGGCGCGCTGAAGCCCGAGATGGTCAAGGACATGGCGCCCGCGCCGATCATCTTCGCGATGGCCAATCCCGAGCCCGAGATCCGGCCCGAGCTCGCCAAAGCCGCCCGGCCCGACGCGATCATCGCCACCGGCCGCTCGGACTATCCGAACCAGGTCAACAACGTCATCGGCTTCCCCTTCATCTTCCGCGGCGCGCTCGACGTGCGCGCGACGGGGATCAACGACGAGATGAAGATCGCCGCCGCAAACGCGATCGCCGAACTGGCGCGCGACCGCGTGCCCGACGAGGTGGCGACGGCTTACGGCGTGCAGCACGTCTTCGGCCCCGAATATATCATTCCGGCGCCCTTCGACCCGCGGCTGATGGAGGTCGTCTCGGCCGCTGTTGCCAAGGCAGCGATGGATTCGGGCGTGGCGACGCGGCCGATCCTCGACATGTCGGCGTATCGCGAAAGCCTGCGCGCGCGGCTCAACCCGACGACGGCGGTGCTCAGCCTTGCGTACGAGGGCGCGCGCGCGCGGCCGAAGCGCGTCATCTTCGCCGAGGGTGAGGAGGAAGTGGTGCTTCGCGCCGCGATCGCCTTCCGCGACGGCGGCTACGGCACGCCGGTGCTGGTCGGCCGCGACGACGTACACGACCGCCTGAAAGCGCTGGGCGTCAGCGATCCGGAAGGATTCGAGGTCCACAACAGCCGCGTCTCGCCGCTCGTCCCGGCGATGGTCGACTTCCTCTACGCTCGGCTCCAGCGGCGCGGCTTCCTTCGCCGCGAATGCGAGCGGATGGTCAACCAGGACCGCAACATCTTCGGCGCGCTCCTGCTCCAGCTGGGCGAGGGCGACGCGATGATCACCGGCGTGACGCGCGCCTATGCCCAGTCGATGCGCGAGATCAAGCGCGTGATCGACCCGGCGCCGGGCCGCACGCCGTTCGGCATCCACGTGCTCGTCGGCCAGACCCACACCGTCTTCATCGCCGACACCACGGTCAACGAGCGGCCGACCGGCGAGGAACTGGCCGACATCGCCGAGGCGACGGCACAGGTCGCGCGTCGCATGGGCCACGAGCCGCGCGTCGCGTTCCTCAGCTATTCGACCTTCGGCAATCCCGAGGGCAAGTGGCTCGACAATCTGCGCGAGGCTGTGACGGTGCTCGATCGCCGCCAGCCCGGCTTCGAATATGAGGGCGAGATGGCGCCCGACGTCGCGCTCAATGCCAAGCAGCTCGCCAACTATCCGTTCGCGCGGCTTTCGGGTCCGGCGAACGTGCTCATCATGCCGGGGCTTCAGTCGGCCAACATCTCGGCCAAGCTGCTTCGTGAGCTGGGCGGTGACCAGATGATCGGCCCGATGCTGATCGGCATGGAGAAGAACGTGCAGATCGCGCCGATGACGGCGACGGCGAGCGACCTCGTCACGCTGGCGGTGCTGGCGGCTGGAGGCATGGCGCGCTGA
- a CDS encoding peptidylprolyl isomerase yields the protein MLTRRGLIGGGAALALAPRVAAAREPAVVRVRIVTPVGAIIVALDARRAPATTANFLAYVDDERFDGTRFYRAARSKAKPGTGFIQGGIQTDARRILPPFPLETTDKTGIRHVDGAISMARGASPKAAGGNFVLCVGASPQMDARPGYLGYAAFGKVVAGMAVAKRILAVPTGGGFDAMKGQMILRPIPIIRVERMDGVKKPTGRPRPWLLIPRRP from the coding sequence ATGCTGACGCGGCGGGGATTGATCGGGGGCGGGGCGGCCCTCGCGCTTGCCCCGCGCGTCGCGGCGGCGCGGGAGCCGGCGGTCGTTCGCGTGCGGATCGTCACGCCGGTGGGCGCGATCATCGTCGCGCTCGACGCGCGGCGCGCGCCCGCGACGACGGCGAACTTCCTCGCCTATGTCGACGACGAACGGTTCGACGGCACGCGCTTCTATCGCGCTGCCCGGTCGAAGGCGAAGCCGGGCACCGGCTTCATCCAGGGCGGCATCCAGACCGATGCGCGGCGGATCCTGCCGCCCTTTCCGCTGGAAACCACCGACAAGACCGGCATCCGCCATGTCGACGGTGCAATCTCGATGGCGCGGGGGGCCAGCCCCAAGGCGGCGGGCGGCAATTTCGTGCTGTGCGTCGGCGCCTCACCGCAGATGGACGCGCGGCCCGGTTATTTGGGCTATGCCGCGTTCGGCAAGGTCGTCGCCGGCATGGCGGTCGCCAAGCGCATCCTGGCGGTGCCGACCGGCGGTGGCTTCGACGCGATGAAGGGGCAGATGATCCTGCGCCCGATCCCGATCATCCGTGTCGAGCGGATGGACGGCGTGAAGAAGCCGACCGGTCGGCCGCGCCCCTGGCTGCTGATCCCGCGGCGCCCCTGA
- a CDS encoding class I SAM-dependent methyltransferase — MKPLIVGLALTLAAGPASAQTKPSPAPQAAPARSPDVIYVPTPPEVVAAMLDLAEVRDGDVLYDLGSGDGRIPIAAVKRNRLKKATGIDIDPERIAEARANAKAQGVEGKVAFRQDDIFTTDFSDATVVTLYLLDSLNEKLRPRIMALKPGTRIVSHAFRMGDWTPEAERDIGGRRIYLWRVPKR, encoded by the coding sequence ATGAAGCCTCTGATCGTCGGACTAGCCCTCACCCTCGCCGCCGGCCCCGCCAGCGCCCAGACCAAGCCTTCGCCCGCGCCGCAAGCCGCGCCCGCGCGATCGCCGGACGTCATCTACGTCCCCACGCCGCCGGAAGTGGTCGCGGCGATGCTCGACCTGGCGGAAGTGCGCGACGGCGATGTTCTCTACGATCTGGGTTCGGGTGATGGCCGCATCCCGATCGCCGCGGTGAAGCGCAACCGGCTTAAGAAGGCGACGGGCATCGACATCGATCCCGAGCGCATTGCCGAAGCCCGCGCGAACGCCAAGGCGCAGGGTGTCGAGGGCAAGGTCGCGTTCCGCCAGGACGACATCTTCACGACCGATTTCTCGGATGCGACCGTCGTCACGCTCTACCTGCTCGATTCGCTCAACGAGAAGCTGCGGCCGCGGATCATGGCGCTGAAGCCCGGCACCCGCATCGTCAGCCACGCCTTCCGCATGGGCGACTGGACACCCGAGGCCGAGCGCGACATCGGCGGCCGGCGCATCTATCTGTGGCGCGTGCCGAAGCGGTAA